CACCATCTGGTCGTCGTCGAGGTCGCTGTCGCGCGGCGCCGGCGCGGGACGCTGCGGACGCTCGGCGGGCGACCGGGCGATCAGCGGCGCCAGCTCGGCCAGCTCCACGAACTCGTCGGCCTGGCGGCGCAGCTCGTCGGCGACCATCGGCGGCGCCGACTTGATCGTGCTGACGACGGAGACGCGCAGACCGCGGCGCTGGACCGCCTCGACGAGACGGCGGAAATCGCCGTCGCCGGAGAACAGCACGGCGTGGTCGATGTGCTCCGACATCTCCAGCACGTCGATCGCCAGCTCGATGTCCATGTTGCCTTTGATCTTGCGGCGGCCCATGGCGTCGGTGAATTCCTTGGTCGGCTTGGTGACCATGGTGTACCCGTTGTAGTCCAGCCAATCGATCAGCGGGCGGATCGGGGAGTACTCCTGGTCCTCGACCAGCGCCGTGTAGTAGTAGGCGCGCACCAGCCGGCCGCGGTCGCGGAACACCTTGAGCAGCTTGCGGTAGTCGATGTCGAAGCCGAGGGCGCGGGCGGCCGAGTACAGGTTCGCGCCATCAATGAAGAGCGCGATACGCTCCTCACTGTAGAAATGGCTTTTCATTTTTCGTTATCCTTATGCCAGAGGGGGCCAAAATAGACGGCATCCGTTGACCGGACGTCCGCGAGTAATTGCACTTAACATTTACCTGTTTAGTCTAGGGCGGGTCCGCCGGGAGGGCAAGACCATCTACATATGGAATTTTTGACGGGCGCCGCCTACCAGCGATGCCTTCCGGAGGCACCCTTGGCGATCCATATCGGACTAGGCGCGAACCTCCGCCACCCACGCTTCGGCGACCCGGTCCGGACTCTCGGCGCGGCGTTGAGGCGTCTGGCCTACCTGGGCGTGCGGACCCGGAGGCGGTCGTCGTGGTACCGGTCGGCGCCCGTGCCGGCCTCCGACCAGCCTTGGTACGTCAACGCCGTCGCCGAGGTGTCGACCGGGCTGGGGCCCGAGGCGACGCTCGCGGCGCTGCACCGGGTCGAAGCCGAGTTCGGCCGTGTGCGGGAGGCGCGCAACGCTGCCAGATGGATCGATATCGATCTGATAGACTACGATAATATATTGATAAATAATGAGAATATATCGATTCCTCATCCACGATCGCATCTGCGGGCGTTCGTCCTTTTGCCGCTCGCCGAGTTGGTGCCGGCGTGGCGTCATCCCCGCACCGGGGACGCCATCGTGGATCTGATCGCGGCGCTGCCGCCGGATCAGCGGATCGAACGCCTCGCGCGATAAGCGCCGGAACGGCTTGCTTTTTCCGCGCCACGCTTGTATCTCCGCCCACCCCCTTCCGGAGGCCATCCATGGCGCGCGTCACCGTCGAGGACTGCATCGTGCAGGTCCCCAATCGTTTCGACCTCGTGATGCTCGCGGCGCAGCGCGCGCGCGACATCACCGCCGGCTCGACCCTGCTGGTCGACCGCGACCGCGACAAGAACCCGGTCGTCTCCTTGCGCGAGATCGCCGACAAGAAGCTCGACCTCGCCGTCCTCAAGGAGGCGATCATCAGCGGGCTCCAGAAGCACGCCGATATCGACCAGCCGGAGGAGGGCAACGAGATGCTCGAGCTCGAGGAGCATCTCGCGGCCACGCTGGCGCAGCAGGGCGCCGAGGCGGCCCAGCCGCGGCCGCTGCCGGCCGACGACTACGACGACACCGACCAGCCGTAGCGCCGCCGCGCGGCGCCCCGACGAAGGCCGGTCGATCGTTCGACCGGCCTTTTTCATGTCCGCGCGCCGCCGCGAGCCCCGCGGCGGGCGCCTTCGCCATGACGGCGCCACATGACGACGGCCCGATACGCGCGTTATAGTCTCCATCGGAGGGCGGTGCGGTCGCGATGATCCGGCAGTTCGAACTGGTCGAGCGCGTCAAATCCTACGATCCGAACGCGGACGAGGAACTGCTGAACCGCGCGTACGTCTACGGTTTGCGCAAACACGGCGCCCAGCGGCGGGCCTCGGGCGATCCCTATTTCTCGCACCCCGTCGAGGTCGCCGGCATCCTCGCCGACATGCGGCTCGATCGGAGTCCATCGTCACCGGCCTCCTGCACGACACGGTCGAGGACACCGACGCGACGCTGCTCGAGATCGAGTCGCTGTTCGGGCCGCGCATCGCCAAGCTGGTCGACGGCGTCACCAAGCTGTCGCGCCTGCAGCTCCAGTCCGACGACACCAAGCACGCGGAGAATTTCCGCAAGCTGTTCCTGGCGATGTCGGACGACATCCGGGTGTTGCTCGTCAAGCTGGCCGACCGCCTGCACAACATGCTGACGCTGCGCTTCATCAAGGACGCCGACAAGCGCCGCCGCATCGCGCGCGAGACGATGGACATCTACGCGCCGCTGGCCTCGCGCATCGGCATGGAGAACCTGCGCGACCAGCTTGAGGACCTGGCCTTCGCCGAGCTCAACGCCGAGGGCCGCGAGTCGGTCGTCACCCGGCTGCAGTTCCTGCGCGACCAGGGCCGCACGCTGGTGCCCGACATCTGCGACGAACTGCGCCGGGCGCTGGCCGACGCCGGCATAGACGCGGAGATCACCGGCCGCGAGAAGACGCCCTATTCGATCTGGCGCAAGATGCGCGGCAAGAACGTCTCGTTCGAGCAGCTCTCCGACATCATGGCCTTCCGCGTCGTGGTCGACGACGTGGCGAGGTGCTACGCCGCGCTCGGCGTGCTGCACGGCAAGTACCGGACGGTGCCGGACCGCTTCAAGGACTACATCTCCGTCGCCAAGCCCAACGGCTACCGCTCGCTGCACACCGGCGTGTACGGGCCGCGCAACCACCGCATCGAGGTCCAGATCCGCACGCGCGAGATGCACGACCTCGCCGAGCGCGGCGCGGCGGCGCACTGGGCGTACAAGGAGGGCGGCGACGGCACCGACGGGCGCCAGTACCGCTGGCTGCGCGACCTGCTGGAGATCCTCGAGAAGGCCTCGGGGCCGGAGGAGTTCCTCGAGCACACCAAGCTCGAGATGTTCCAGGACCAGGTGTTCTGCTTCACGCCCAAGGGCGAGCTGATCAACCTGCCGCGCGGGGCGACGCCGGTCGACTTCGCCTACGCCGTGCACTCCCAGGTCGGCGACACCTGCGTCGGCGCCAAGGTCAACGGCCGCCTGCTGCCCCTGCGCCACGTGCTGCAGAACGGCGACCAGGTCGAGATCGTGACGTCGAAGGCGCAGACGCCGTCGCCGACCTGGGAGCGCTTCGCCGTCACCGGCAAGGCGCGCGCCGCGATCCGCCGTTTCGTGCGCTCGAAGCAGCGCGAGCAGTACGTCAGCCTCGGCAAGTCGCTGCTGCACAAGACGTTCGACGAGGCCGGCGAGGCGCTGACCGAGAAGGGCCTCGGCCAGGTGCTGGCGAACTTCAAGCAGGGCTCGATCGAGGATCTGAACGCCGCGGTCGGCGCCGGCCTGGTGGCGGCGCGCGACGTGCTGCACGCGGTCTATCCGGGCCTGAGGTCGCGGCAGCAGAAGAGCGCCGAGATCGTGCCGCTGGCGCGCGCGCGCGCGCGGCTGCGCGACGGCGGCGAGGGCGCCGCCGCCGACGACCCCAGCATCGCCATCCGCGGCCTGATCCCCGGCATGGCGCTGCATTTCGCGCGCTGCTGTCATCCGCTGCCCGGCGATCGCATCGTCGGCATCATCACTACCGGCAAGGGCGTGACGATCCACACCATCGACTGCGAGACGCTGGAGAGCCTGGCGCACCAGCCCGAGCGCTGGATCGACGTCGGCTGGCAGGGCGCGTCCGATCCGAGCGGAAAATACGTCGGCCGTCTCAAGCTGACGGTCGAGAACCGGCCCGGCACGCTGTCGAGCCTGTCGACCGTGATCGCCCGCAACCAGGGCAACATCACAAACCTCAAGATCCTGAACCGCTCGTCGGACTATTTCGACATGCTGCTCGACATCGAGGTCGACGACGCGCGCCACCTCGCCGACATCACGGCGGCGCTGCGCGCCACCCCGGCGATCAACGCGGTCGAGCGCGCGCGGGCCTGACGCCGGCGACGCCTTCGACAATGCGGACAAATACGGCGGCGCGCGGGGACCGCGGCCGGCGTATCCTGCGCCCGATCGCGGCCGGTCCACGCGCCCGCGGCAAAGCAACGGACCAGCCATGAACGCGCGCCGCATCCGCCTGGGCATCAACATCGACCACGTCGCCACCGTGCGCAACGCGCGTGGCGGCCGACTGCCCGATCCGCTGCGCGCGGCGCGCATGGCCGAGGCGGCCGGCGCCGACGGCATCACCGCGCACCTGCGCGAGGACCGCCGGCACATCGTCGACGCCGACATCGAGCGGCTCGTGGCCGAGATCGCGCTGCCGCTGAATTTCGAGATGGCCGCGACGGCGGAGATGGTGGCGATCGCCGAGCGCCACCGGCCGCACGCCGCCTGCATCGTGCCGGAGAAGCGCGAGGAGCGGACGACGGAGGGCGGTCTCGACGCCGTCGGCCAGCACGACCACCTGAAGCCGATGGTGGCGCGGCTGCGCGACGCCGGCTGCCGCGTGTCGCTGTTCATCGAGCCCGACCGGCGCCAGCTCGCGGCGGCGGTGTCGCTGGGCGCGCCGGTGGTCGAGCTGCACACCGGCCGCTACTGCGAGCTGGAGGGCGCCGCGCGCGCGGCCGAGCTGGAGCGGCTGCGCGCCGCCGCCGCCGCCTGCGCGACGATGGGTCTGGAATGCCACATGGGCCACGGTCTGGCCTACGACAACGTCGGGCCGGTGGCGGCGATCCCGCAGGTGGTCGAGCTGAACATCGGCCATTTCCTGATCGGCGAGGCGATCTTCGTCGGCCTCGACGCCAGCATCCGCGAGATGCGGCGTTTGATGGACAAGGCGCGCGGCCTCGAGGCCTGACGCGGCGGGGTCGACCCGGGCGCGCGCGCTGGCTAGCATGCCGGCGGAAAGCGGCGCGGAGGAACGACGATGCGGGAAGTGACCACCGGCTACGGCCTGGTCGAAGGGCCGGTATGGGATCCGGCGCGCGGCCTCTATTTCAGCGACGTGATGAACGGCGGCGTGTTCCTGCTGGACCGCGCCGACAAGGTCTCGCTCGCGGTGCCGAAGCGGCGCGGCGTCGGCGGCATCGCGCTGCACGCCGCCGGCGGTCTCGTGCTCGGCGGCCGCGACGTCGTCCACGCGCCGCTCGACGGCGGCCCCGGCCGCACGCTGCTGGCGGCCGCGGACACGCCCGGCGGCATCGGCTTCAACGACCTCACGACCGACCGCGCCGGCCGCGTGTACGTCGGCTCGCTGGCGTTCCGCGTGTTCGGCGGCGAGGCGCCCAAGCCCGGCCACTTGCACGTCATCGACCTCGACGGCCGCGCGCGCACGATCTCCGACGGGGTGATGCTGACCAACGGGCTCGGCGTCTCGCCCGACGGGACCCGGCTCTACCATTCCGACGCGCGCGCCCACATCGTGCGCGTCTACGATGTCGGCGCCGACGGGTCGGTCGGTCCGTGGCGCGTCTTCGCCGATCTCGGCGAGGACCATGTGCCGGACGGGCTGAAGGTCGCGGCCGACGGCTCGGTCTGGGTGGCCGACGCGCATGGCGGCCGCGTCGCGGTGTATGGCGCCGACGGCGCGCACCGCATGGACCTGGCCGTGCCGCTGTCGATGGTGACCAGCGTGTGCTTCGCGGGCGACGATCTGCGCGACCTCTACGTCGTCACCGGCTCGCGCGGCGGCCCGCGCGAGAATTGCGGCACCGTGTTCCGCACGCGTGTCGACACGCCCGGTCTGGCGCTGGCGCCGGCGCGCGTCGCGCTGTCGTGAGCCGCCGTCCGGGCCGGTCGGAAGCGGCGCCATGATCCTGGGCATCGGCAGCGACCTGATCGACATCCGCCGCATCGAGGCGACGCTGGAGCGGCACGGCGCGCGCTTCGTCGACCGTTGCTTCACGGAGATCGAGCGGCGCCGGTCGGAGGGGCGCGCGACGCGCGCCGCCAGCTACGCCAAGCGCTTCGCCGCCAAGGAGGCGTGCTCCAAAGCGCTCGGCACCGGACTGCGGCGTGGCGTCTACTGGCGCGACATGGGCGTCGTCAACAAGCCGGGCGGACAGCCGACCATGGCGTTGACCGGCGGGGCGCTGGCGCGGCTCGCGGCGTTGACGCCGCCGGGCGCGACGGCGGAGATCCATCTGACGATCACCGACGACTACCCGTTGGCGCAGGCCTTCGTCGTCATCGAGGCGCGGCCGTCGCCGGCGGTCGAAGTGCCGGAGGTCGCCGGTCCCTAGGCCTTCTCGACGATTCCGACGTTCGCCTTCAGGTCCGCGCGCAGCGCGCCGATCTTGTCCGACGGGATGAACGAGTCGCTGGCGCCGCGCTTGAGGTACTTGTCGAACACCCGCGACGTGGCGCGCGCGTCGTCGCGCGACGTGCCCCAGAATCCGCCCGCGAAGTCGCCATCGGGGCGCGAGAAGTAGTAGGCCCCGGCCACGATCCGCATCGCCGGCACCATCGCGACCGACGGATCGGCCTGGTACGACTGCATGCCGCCGATGGCGCGCATGCAGGCGTCGGTGTCGAGCCAGCCCTGGATGATCTCCGGCGCCGTGCGTCCGACCGCCTTGCCCGGGGCGTCGCGGGCGGCGTTGCTGCCGCCGTAGTTCTTCAGGGCGCCGGCCTTGGTCGACGCCGCTTTCATCGTGTGCATGTGCGAGAACGCCCGCCAACCGAGGCTGAATCCGGCGTCGTCGTCCTTGAGGATGGCCTCGTCGACGTTCTGCCACCAGCGCGTGCGCCGCTGGCGCTGCTCCACCGTCACCCCCTTGTCGGTGCCGACAAACACCAGGTCCTCGGTGAAGCCCGGCAGGCCGACGCAGATCTTGGGATTGAGCGCCAGCCAGCGGTCGATGGTGTCGCGTTCGGCCTGCACGTAGCCTATGGCGTGGTTGCCGGGCACCTGCTGGGTCACGGGGTCGACCTTCGTCTTGCCGTCGGGCGCAAGCTCGGTCCAGCGCTTCATCCAGTCGGTGTGGTTGAACGGGGTCTGGCGGATGTTGTTGAACTGGGTCTCCTCCCAGCTGATCGCGATCATCAGCGCCGGGCTGAAATTCTTGAGCACCCATTCGTCCTTGCACACGCTGGTGTAGGCCTTGTACGCGAGGCTCCACATGAACATGAAGTCGTGACCGGCGCCCGCCATCGATCGTCCCCTCGATAATCCCGCGCTTTCCCCAATTCCGATATGGACATGCGCCATCGGGCGCCGGATGTCGATATGAGAGATCGCTCATGCCGACATTCCGGCGCGGCCGCGCGGCCGGATCTGCGCCGTTTCCGGCAAGACACCGTCGGGGATTGTTGATATACCCGCGCCTTCGCGCCGCGCCGGCCGCCGCCCATGCCCGGCGCGCGCTTCCGCCCGGCCGTAGGGAACCGCGCCAAGCCCATGAGTCGCAAGCAGGAATCCGGTGGCTGGTGGGAGACGGTCAAGACCGTCTTCTACGCCGTGCTGATCGCCATAACGGCGCGCACATTCGCCTACGAGCCGTTCAATATCCCCAGCGGATCGATGGAGCCGACCCTGCTGGTCGGCGACTATCTATTCGTCTCGAAATACGCCTACGGCTACAGCCGGCACGCCTTCCCGTTGTCGCTTCCGCCGTTCCAGGGCCGGATCATGGCGCGCGACCCGAAGGTCGGCGACATCGCCGTCTTCAAGTGGCCGGGCGACAACCGCACCGACTACATCAAACGCATCATCGGCCTGCCGGGCGACACGATCCGCGTGGTCGAGGGCGAGCTGTTCGTCAATGGCAAGCGCGTCGAGCGCGTCAAGGAGACCGCGCCGATCCCTGGAGAGAGCGGGCCGCCGCGCAAGGACGTCTACCGCGAGACCCTGCCGAACGGCTTCACCCACCTGATCCAGGAACACGCCCGCAGCACGTCGCGCGACTTCACGGTCCCGGCCGGACATCTGTTCGTGATGGGCGACAACCGCGACTCGTCGGCCGACAGCCGGGTCGGCCTCGACGGCAAGGGCGTCGGCTTCCTACCGATCGACAATCTGGTCGGGCGCGCCGAGATCGTTTTCATGTCGGTCGAGCGCCACCAGCCGTTTCTGGTGGTCCCCATGCCGACCTTCGACGTGCCGCTGCTGGCGCCGCTGGCGCGCGGCGGCGTGATGATCCTGAACACCGTGATCGAGGTGGTCGATTTCATCCTGCTGGCGCCGAAGCGGTGGAGCCGTTTCGGCATGTCCATCAAGTGAGCGGAAAGGCCGCCTCTTCCACGCCGGCGCCGGCGGCGGAATTCGCGGCCGCGCTGGGCCACCGCTTCGCCGACCCGGCGCTGCTGCGCGCCGCGCTGACCCACCGCAGCGCCGTCGGCCGCCAGGGCGGCCGGGCGGGCGAACTGCCCTTCGGCAACGAGCGCCTGGAATTCCTCGGCGACCGCGTGCTGGCGCTGGTGGTGGCCGACCTGCTGATGCGCCGCTTCCCGCGCGAGAGCGAGGGCGAGGTGGCGCGCCGCCACGCGTCGCTGGTGCGGGCCGAGCGTCTCGCCGACGTCGCCAAGGCGATCGGGCTGGGCGCCCATCTCGTGATCGGCGAGTCCGAGGCCGCGACCGGCGGGCGCGCCAAACCGGCGATCCTCGCCGACGCCTGCGAGGCGGTGATCGGCGCGATGTACCTCGACGGCGGCCTGGAGCCGGCGCGCGCCTTCGTCGAGCGCCACTGGACCGCCTTCGTCGACCGCGACGCCGAGCCGCCGCGCGATCCCAAGACCGACCTCCAGGAGTGGGCGCAGGCCCGCGGGCTGGCGCTGCCGGTCTACCGCGAGATCGCGCGCGACGGCCCGCCGCATTCGCTGACGTTCGTCATCGAGGTGTCGGTGGCGGGCCATCCCCCCGCGCGCGGCGTCGGCCGCTCCAAGCGCGAGAGCGAACGCGCGGCGGCGGCGACGCTGCTGGCGACCCTCGTATGACCGCCGACGCCACCGGTTCCGGCGGGCCGACGCGGGCCGGCTTCGTGGCGCTGGTCGGCGCGCCGAACGCGGGCAAGTCGACGCTGCTCAACGCGTTGGTGGGCGGCAAGGTGTCGATCGTCTCGCACAAGGTCCAGACCACGCGCACGCGCGTGCTCGGGATCGCCATGCGCGACCTGCCCGGCGGCGGCCGGGCGCAGATCGTCTTCGTCGACACGCCCGGCATCCACGAGCGGCAGGGCCGGCGCCTCGAGCGCGCGATGGTGCGCGCGGCCTGGCAGGGCGCCGAGGAGGCCGACGGCGTGGCGCTGCTGGTCGACGCCGCGCGCGGCTTCACCGACGACGCGCGCGCGATCGTCGCGCGGCTGCGCGGCACGCGCGCGCCGGCGATCGTCGTGCTCAACAAGATCGACCTCGTGCGCCGCGACCGGCTGCTGGCGCTGGCGGCGGAGATCGCCGCCGCGCACGATTTCGTCCGCACGTTCATGGTGTCGGCGACGACCGGGGACGGCGTCGAGGATTTCGCGGCGTGGTGCGCGGGCGCCGTGCCCGAGGGGCCGTTCCTCTATCCCGAGGACCAGCTCACCGACATGCCGATGCGTTCGCTGGCCGCGGAGATCGTGCGCGAACAGACGTTCCTGCAGCTGCACGACGAGCTGCCGTACGCGATCGCGGTCGAGACGACGGAGTGGACCGAGCGCAAGGACGGATCGGCGCGCGTCGAATGCGTGATCTACGTCGCCCGCGAGAGCCAGCGCCCGATCGCGCTGGGCAAGGGCGGCGTGCGCATCAAGACCATCGGCGCGCGGGCGCGGC
The genomic region above belongs to Rhodospirillales bacterium and contains:
- a CDS encoding NYN domain-containing protein; this encodes MKSHFYSEERIALFIDGANLYSAARALGFDIDYRKLLKVFRDRGRLVRAYYYTALVEDQEYSPIRPLIDWLDYNGYTMVTKPTKEFTDAMGRRKIKGNMDIELAIDVLEMSEHIDHAVLFSGDGDFRRLVEAVQRRGLRVSVVSTIKSAPPMVADELRRQADEFVELAELAPLIARSPAERPQRPAPAPRDSDLDDDQMVRSA
- the folK gene encoding 2-amino-4-hydroxy-6-hydroxymethyldihydropteridine diphosphokinase, whose amino-acid sequence is MEFLTGAAYQRCLPEAPLAIHIGLGANLRHPRFGDPVRTLGAALRRLAYLGVRTRRRSSWYRSAPVPASDQPWYVNAVAEVSTGLGPEATLAALHRVEAEFGRVREARNAARWIDIDLIDYDNILINNENISIPHPRSHLRAFVLLPLAELVPAWRHPRTGDAIVDLIAALPPDQRIERLAR
- a CDS encoding DNA-directed RNA polymerase subunit omega, which produces MARVTVEDCIVQVPNRFDLVMLAAQRARDITAGSTLLVDRDRDKNPVVSLREIADKKLDLAVLKEAIISGLQKHADIDQPEEGNEMLELEEHLAATLAQQGAEAAQPRPLPADDYDDTDQP
- a CDS encoding pyridoxine 5'-phosphate synthase, which encodes MNARRIRLGINIDHVATVRNARGGRLPDPLRAARMAEAAGADGITAHLREDRRHIVDADIERLVAEIALPLNFEMAATAEMVAIAERHRPHAACIVPEKREERTTEGGLDAVGQHDHLKPMVARLRDAGCRVSLFIEPDRRQLAAAVSLGAPVVELHTGRYCELEGAARAAELERLRAAAAACATMGLECHMGHGLAYDNVGPVAAIPQVVELNIGHFLIGEAIFVGLDASIREMRRLMDKARGLEA
- a CDS encoding SMP-30/gluconolactonase/LRE family protein — encoded protein: MREVTTGYGLVEGPVWDPARGLYFSDVMNGGVFLLDRADKVSLAVPKRRGVGGIALHAAGGLVLGGRDVVHAPLDGGPGRTLLAAADTPGGIGFNDLTTDRAGRVYVGSLAFRVFGGEAPKPGHLHVIDLDGRARTISDGVMLTNGLGVSPDGTRLYHSDARAHIVRVYDVGADGSVGPWRVFADLGEDHVPDGLKVAADGSVWVADAHGGRVAVYGADGAHRMDLAVPLSMVTSVCFAGDDLRDLYVVTGSRGGPRENCGTVFRTRVDTPGLALAPARVALS
- a CDS encoding holo-ACP synthase, encoding MILGIGSDLIDIRRIEATLERHGARFVDRCFTEIERRRSEGRATRAASYAKRFAAKEACSKALGTGLRRGVYWRDMGVVNKPGGQPTMALTGGALARLAALTPPGATAEIHLTITDDYPLAQAFVVIEARPSPAVEVPEVAGP
- the lepB gene encoding signal peptidase I — encoded protein: MSRKQESGGWWETVKTVFYAVLIAITARTFAYEPFNIPSGSMEPTLLVGDYLFVSKYAYGYSRHAFPLSLPPFQGRIMARDPKVGDIAVFKWPGDNRTDYIKRIIGLPGDTIRVVEGELFVNGKRVERVKETAPIPGESGPPRKDVYRETLPNGFTHLIQEHARSTSRDFTVPAGHLFVMGDNRDSSADSRVGLDGKGVGFLPIDNLVGRAEIVFMSVERHQPFLVVPMPTFDVPLLAPLARGGVMILNTVIEVVDFILLAPKRWSRFGMSIK
- the rnc gene encoding ribonuclease III encodes the protein MSGKAASSTPAPAAEFAAALGHRFADPALLRAALTHRSAVGRQGGRAGELPFGNERLEFLGDRVLALVVADLLMRRFPRESEGEVARRHASLVRAERLADVAKAIGLGAHLVIGESEAATGGRAKPAILADACEAVIGAMYLDGGLEPARAFVERHWTAFVDRDAEPPRDPKTDLQEWAQARGLALPVYREIARDGPPHSLTFVIEVSVAGHPPARGVGRSKRESERAAAATLLATLV
- the era gene encoding GTPase Era, which translates into the protein MTADATGSGGPTRAGFVALVGAPNAGKSTLLNALVGGKVSIVSHKVQTTRTRVLGIAMRDLPGGGRAQIVFVDTPGIHERQGRRLERAMVRAAWQGAEEADGVALLVDAARGFTDDARAIVARLRGTRAPAIVVLNKIDLVRRDRLLALAAEIAAAHDFVRTFMVSATTGDGVEDFAAWCAGAVPEGPFLYPEDQLTDMPMRSLAAEIVREQTFLQLHDELPYAIAVETTEWTERKDGSARVECVIYVARESQRPIALGKGGVRIKTIGARARRELAAVAGRPVHLFLTVKVRENWDEDRAHYRDWGLDFDA